A stretch of Mya arenaria isolate MELC-2E11 chromosome 14, ASM2691426v1 DNA encodes these proteins:
- the LOC128216901 gene encoding uncharacterized protein LOC128216901 → MASNFESIQMGCDFIHDFACSACEEDGLNTEAQHFCNQCTKYYCNNCVPVHNKLYKRHAVLDRKDVKKWAAAPGTVEVLEICERHPGEALKLVCGDHDQLCCHMCVAVDHRQCFSIQHIQDIAKDIHKDPEFRQLPQRVAELRTHLEDMKNDRKKNGASLKKTRAVIVGEIKAIRKKINDILDKMETTTIQDLDRLVADQELSIKKDMDACTLMHDELKSIMDAIPNKESSDKPPLYIGFRKCKEKIKQANEILQNISKIVKYKITFRKNDGIEENLATMAKFGDINESNVFTKKTLPLFSQDHVFDSQGYHEYSVEMCSDKNRCDIEGVCELPGGEIVISDYSNCKVKLLDQQYRVADHCDVPEYPFDVCHIGGNEVAVCVNFRDDRRELHFINMTKGKLVTTRKLCFMHRSYGVAHHGNKLYISSNTALYIYTMSGKNIKKLYEDKSGGNTVQRIAISNDGKTVFITNFSNNQLITLDNLGNKLATFTDHYLRGPHGPATTAGHVFVCYFDSDTILQVDKDGKKKLATLARKQDGVLSPKALFFSSRTSSLFVCGSKDTLLVISLR, encoded by the exons AtggcatcaaattttgaatCCATTCAGATGGGCTGTGATTTCATCCATGATTTCGCCTGTTCCGCTTGCGAAGAAGATGGACTGAACACGGAAGCTCAACATTTCTGTAATCAGTGCACAAAATATTACTGCAATAACTGTGTCCCGGTTCACAACAAACTGTACAAGAGACACGCAGTGCTCGATAGGAAGGACGTTAAGAAATGGGCGGCGGCACCAGGGACGGTGGAAGTGCTTGAGATATGCGAGAGGCACCCCGGGGAGGCGCTGAAGTTGGTATGTGGTGACCATGACCAGCTGTGTTGTCATATGTGCGTTGCCGTGGATCATAG ACAATGTTTTTCAATACAACATATTCAAGACATTGCGAAGGACATCCACAAAGATCCCGAATTTCGTCAACTACCTCAACGGGTAGCTGAACTTAGAACGCATCTAGAAGATATGAAAAACGACAGAAAGAAAAATGGGGCCTCTCTAAAGAAAACTCGAGCAGTCATTGTTGGTGAAATCAAAGCCATCCGTAAAAAGATCAACGACATTCTTGACAAGATGGAGACAACAACAATACAAGACCTAGACCGTCTGGTAGCTGATCAGGAACTGTCCATCAAGAAAGATATGGACGCCTGCACACTGATGCACGACGAATTAAAAAGCATTATGGATGCCATTCCAAACAAAGAGTCGTCAGACAAACCGCCCCTTTATATTGGGTTCAggaaatgtaaagaaaaaataaaacaagccaacgaaattttgcaaaacatatcaaaaattgtaaaatacaaaataacgtTTCGAAAAAATGATGGAATCGAAGAGAATTTGGCTACGATGGCGAAATTTGGAGATATTAATGAATCGAatgtttttactaaaaaaacacTACCACTATTCTCCCAAGATCATGTATTCGATAGCCAAGGTTACCACGAGTACAGCGTGGAGATGTGTTCAGACAAAAACAGATGTGATATTGAAGGGGTATGTGAACTGCCTGGCGGAGAGATTGTTATTTCAGACTATTCGAACTGTAAAGTGAAACTACTGGACCAGCAGTACCGGGTTGCTGACCACTGCGATGTCCCCGAGTATCCATTTGACGTGTGCCACATTGGCGGGAATGAGGTTGCAGTTTGTGTTAACTTTCGTGATGATAGACGtgaacttcatttcattaacatGACAAAAGGGAAACTTGTGACTACGAGAAAGTTGTGTTTCATGCACAGATCTTACGGCGTAGCTCATCACGGTAACAAGCTTTACATTTCATCAAACACTGCGCTGTACATCTACACGATGTCGGGAAAGAATATTAAGAAGCTGTACGAGGATAAGTCCGGTGGTAACACGGTGCAGAGAATTGCCATCAGTAACGACGGGAAAACTGTCTTCATCACAAACTTTTCAAACAATCAACTTATCACCCTGGACAACCTCGGCAACAAGCTGGCCACGTTCACTGATCATTACTTGAGGGGACCTCACGGTCCAGCAACAACTGCTGGACATGTGTTTGTCTGCTACTTTGATTCCGATACAATACTGCAGGTTGACAAGGACGGGAAGAAGAAGTTGGCCACCCTGGCCAGGAAACAAGACGGGGTGCTCTCCCCTAAAGCTTTGTTCTTCAGCAGCCGTACTTCTTCGCTATTTGTCTGCGGATCAAAAGATACGCTCCTTGTCATCAGTTTacgataa